The DNA window GTGCTCTTGTCCAGTGGCTGCTGGTGGTAAGAGAAGGCCGGTGGCTGGTTCTCCGGGTGAGAGAACGGGCGATTGAACGGCTTGCCGTAGCCGGGCTGGCCGGTTTGCCCGTAACCCCAGCCATCGGGGTGGTAAGGACTAGATCCGTAAGGGTTGTGAGTCATCGTTGACCCAGTGTAGCGGCGCACGCGAACCGCGGTCGCGATCAGTCACGTGCGAGATCGCGCCACGCGGTCAGACCGAAACCGCTTCCGGCCGAGCGCACCGCGTTCACAATCGCCGCCTCCACGGCGTCCGCCGCCGCGGCACTCAACTCCGCGAGCGCCTCCGGGCTACACGGTGCTACTTCCCGCGCGGGATCCTGCGGGGCAGACACCGCGAAGAGCGTGTCCCCGTCCAGCGGCGAGTGCGCCGGGCGGATCGCACGGGCCAAACCGTCGTGACCGGCAATGGCGAGCCGCTTGAGCTGGGACGGGGGCAGCGCCGCGTCGGTGGCCAGCACGCCGATGGTGGTGTTCAGCTGCGGGGCGGGGCGCTTGAGCTGGGCGAAGCGCTGCGTATCCACCGCGGGAGCGCTCGGGTCGCCGAAGAGCAGGCCGGTGCGCGTGTCCACCACCGCGCCCACAGGGTTGGCTACCACTGCCGCGGTGACCGTGCCTGCGGCCGCGGTGCGTGAGGCGGTGCCGAAACCACCGCGCAACACGCCCGCGGTTGCACCACAGCCCGCACCGACGCTGCCGGATGCCAGCTGCGCCGGGCTTTTCACCGCACCATCACACGCGGCAGCGACCGCTGCGGCGCCGTCCTCGGCGCTTGGTCGGTGCGCGGGGTCGCCGACCGCCAGATCAAAAATGACGGCCGCGGGCACGAT is part of the Corynebacterium imitans genome and encodes:
- a CDS encoding P1 family peptidase, producing the protein MLVDDAVHLPCAHLSLGDTGVTAFVSADPRGMLAAVDVRGGGPGTRETDLLDLHNTVERVHAILLCGGSAFGLAAADGAMRELESRGVGFPVFGEDSPGPRVPIVPAAVIFDLAVGDPAHRPSAEDGAAAVAAACDGAVKSPAQLASGSVGAGCGATAGVLRGGFGTASRTAAAGTVTAAVVANPVGAVVDTRTGLLFGDPSAPAVDTQRFAQLKRPAPQLNTTIGVLATDAALPPSQLKRLAIAGHDGLARAIRPAHSPLDGDTLFAVSAPQDPAREVAPCSPEALAELSAAAADAVEAAIVNAVRSAGSGFGLTAWRDLARD